GAAAAATACATACCATAACATTACCATACATAGACGGGTTTAATGAGAAAGACATCCCTACCAAAGCCCGGcccattcaaatgaatgaacaatatttaaaatattgtagAGAAGAAATAGGAGAATATCTCAACAAGGGCCTGATTCGCCACTCCAAATCTCCTTGGAGTTGCACAGGGTTTTATGTCATGAATGCATCTGAGTTAGAAAGAGGAGCCCCTAGATTAGTCATTAATTACAAACCCTTAAACAAAGTATTAAAATGGATAAGATATCCATTGCCTAATAAAACAGATCTCATTAAAAGATTACATAAAGCaacaatattctcaaaatttgatatgaagtcAGGATATTATCAAATTTCGGTCAAGGAAGAAGATCGATATAAAACCGCCTTCGTTGTCCCTTTTGGTCATTATGAATGGAATGTAATGCCACAAGGTTTGAAAAATGCACCTAGTGAATatcaaaacatcatgaatgataTATTCTATCCATACATGGACTTTACCATTGTATATCTAGATGATGTCTTAGTATTCTCAAAAGGCATAGATCAGCATgttcaacatttagaaaaatttatagaaatcattaagaaaaatggattagtagtttcagcaaaaaagatgaaaatctttgaaaccAAAACCAGATTTTTAGGATATGAAATTCATCAGGGACAAATTACCCCAATACAAAGATCGTTAGAATTCGCCAAAAACTTTCCAaatgaattaaaagagaaaactcAATTACAAAGATTTCTAGGTTGTGTTAATTATGTAGCAGATTTTATCCCCAACATAAGGATAATTTGTGCCCCTTTGTTCAAAAGACTTAGGAAAAACTCTCCGCCATGGTCTGAAGAAATGAGCCATAGTGTTAGAGAAGTCAAAAGATTAGTTCAAAGCCTACCTTGTTTAGGAATACCAGATCCAGATGCTTCATTAATTATAGAAACCGATGCATCAGAATTAGGATATGGTGGGATACTTAAGCAGGTAAAACCTCAGTCTTCAAAAGAACAAATAGTTAGGTTCCATTCAGGTATTTGGCACCCAGCTCAACAGAAATATTCCacagtcaaaaaagaagttcttTCAATAGTTCTATGtgttcaaaaatttcaagatgatgtttttaataaaaaaattttgataaaaactgattgcaaagcagcaccttcagttttacaaaaggatgttcaaaacctagtttcaaaacacatttttgccagatggcaatctttactttcttgctttgattttgaaataactcatattaaaggagATAGTAACTCCCTTCTAGATTTTCTAACCAGAGAATTTTTACAGGGAAAACATGAGTGATACAAAACCCAAATCAAAGGATCAATATGGACCCCCACTGGGTTCGtcagcatcatcatcaccatcaggatCAAAAGCAATAGTAGTAACCCCTATCAAGGTTGCTGAATCTTTAATACCAACCACCCCTTCAAAGCCTTCTCAAAAACTCACCACAGCTCAAATTGTCAAAACACCTCACCAAAAAACCTCATTAGTCCCATTAACCAATAAATATACAGTATTAGCTCAAAGCCCTTCAAAATCCCCTGCCAAACCCGAGCCAACCGAATATCTGGAAAAACCAGAAGGTGAGCCATCTCTCATTATAGAAAGAGAACATTTCTCTTTAAGTCCTAGAGAAATAGCCACTCAATTATTCCCTACCAACTTTCATTATGTCCCTGGACACCCCAAGAAGACCAGATTATTTTATGAATTCATTCTAGTAGACTCTGACTCCATAGAAGTCACACATAACCAAGATAAACAAGGAGAAATAGCGTTCTCCAAGATCAAAATCCTTAAAGTCCTTACACCCCAGGATTGGAATGCTCCTCTTCATTATTTTAAGCAGTTTTCTAGACAGTTCGACCCTCCTAGTTATAACTACTTTGATTATACAGATGCCTGGTATTACGCCTTGTATCTTTATCCTTATCAACACTCCTGGTTCATTTGGTTCAAAAAGGGAATCTCTTTAAAGTTCCCTCAATGGTTTAAAGTTTGGTTTTGCAAGGTAGGGCTCGATGAGTCTATCTTTCCCGAAGAAGTAAAACCATTATTCAAGTACTTTGCTCAAAAGTCAAATTTCATTATGGAAGACAAACTCCTCATGTTCACAGCTTCGCAAGCCATATCTTGGATTTTAACCTGGGATTGGAGAACTGTAGAAATTTATGAGGATACAGAACTCTATCAGCTCTATcgcatttttaaaataaaatggtgGGCAAAATTCAATATCTCTCTAATTCAACAGACAAAACTTGAAGCTTGGATAAAGACTTATCAGCTTACTCAACAAAGCAAGAAACAGCTGTCAACTACCCCTGTTTCTCGTCTCAATCAAGAAAGTTCATTTCTTCAAGAAAGATCAAGGCTCATAGCCGAATTAGCCGCAGCAAGCTCTCCCCaagaatttcaaaagaagatagATATGATGAGTCAGAAGTCTGGCTCAGATACTTCATCAGTCAACAGCCAGAACTACcttcaagaaaatgaagatgactgTTTAGGCATCAACTATCATCCATACACTTAAGGACAAAAGGTCATTATCAGCCCTTCTCATCATGATCAAGAAAGAATCTGCTTTCTAATATTGGCCGACAAGGAATCCACTttcattattaaagttactatcctttttcattattaaagttactTTTCATTAACTGTAGTTACTTTTATGTAAACCAGAGTTACTTTCGAAAGTAACCATGGTCAAAACTTGTATAAATAGGTAGCTTAGTAAGAGTAAGAGGCATCGGGTTTTTgacctacctctctctctctctcttacctaCCTCTCTCTCTATGTGTGTAATCCCTGCAGTTCTTTGAATAAAAGCTTTTCTGTAAGTACTTTtccatcatgtttttttttagcTTCCGTAAAttctggtatcagagccttctcCCGTGAGGGAAGGGTTCTGGAATCAGTAgttagtttatatatatatatatatatatatatgtgtgtgtgtgtgtgtgtgtgtgtgtgggcgCCCGCGcgtgtgataactgataagaGACCACTGACATTTACATTGCATTTGGATATAGTATGCATGCCCCACAAGTGGAGTTGGGAAATAAGAATTGTAGAGATAAGAATTTGGAGCATGTACGAGAACCAGTGGCGGAaccagaaattttgtgaagcctGGGCAATATTTTTAACCGCAATGGATGGTGGCTGCGGGTGGCGACCAATCAGCAGGCGGGAGCCGGCGAACGGGCGAAGGAAGGAGGAGAAAGTGGGTTCAGGGCTTCAGGCCAAACGCGTATGTGTGCGGCTAAAGAAttgagtgtgtgtttggattaacGTTAGCATGATTAGATCTGACCAGAATTGGATCTGGTAAACGTGAGACGTGAGTTTGAGTGATTTAATTTATGCTTAGATACATAGgtgaacctaatatgcaccagttttaggtggtgtaattttacaccacctactttaactgggtatagcaggtcaacacattatttttttaagaaaaaatataattaaaaatttatcatatattaaatatctttaaaaaaagatgccttgacctgttatagcaggttaaaaaaagtggtctaaaattagaccactttaaaagtggtccacattaggggtcacctAGATACATTGTGAGAAACGAGATTCTTGTAAGAGAATTTTGTTTAGatattagaattgattttgagtgtGTAATGACGAAAATTGATacaaatattataattaatatacaTGCTTTggagaaattatttttaatgagAAATAAACAgattatataattattaaatattgtaaataaacgtttttttttgaaatgtattGTAAATAAACGTTTGttggtttgttttgagttttaaaaaaaattattgtaaacaaacacaatgaaaaataaacatGATGACAGTTGTACCCCTCCACTAAGCTCCAACAATCCCAGCCACAAGTATCTTATCTTTTTATTCATTGCAAAGCAGTCTAACCACCTCTGTCCTTCCCCTGTGTTCGTTGTTCCTGTTTTTTCCACTCTTTTCTCAATtatgttttttctcttttcttctcctttgaACCTGAATCTGTATCTGTTCTTTTTAGCACTTCTTGtgcattatatatataatattattggcttacccaaaaaaaatccTTCCATACTCCACATCTGTCTTTTTCAACAAACCACAATTCCCTTTAAAAAAAACACCCACAATTCACctccttctctcttttttttctttctgcaaCAAACAACGACAATTAGCTTTCTTGATGCTGGAATTTCTACCTAAAGTATTGTGCATGCAGAGAACAAAAGTGGATGAGAGTTGCAGAGTGAAAGAACAAGAATGCAGAAACTAAGATTTCCAGCTTCGGTCAGATCCgattttgggagagaaaatcgATTTTGAAGAAACCACCCACAGGCCGCTACCCCTGCTTCACTCACCCTCACCCACATATACAACCCTCTTCACAGTTCACTCACCCTCATCCTCCTTCACCCAATCACCCTGCTTCACCTTCACCCAATTTTgccctttctctcttctttttttggACCCAAATGCTTATCtggtccaaagaaaaaaaaattatttccttTGAGCCTGGGCAAGGGCCCAGGCAAGCCAGGTGGTGAATCCGCCCCTGACGAGAACGCAGAAAGATTAAGATGTTTACTAGCTCCAGTTGTAGCAACAACTTTTGTTTATGTTCACATGCATATCGTTAACTTAGATTACACTAATAAGAAACCTTTAGTTCAAGTTGATGCCAAAGCTTATATAACTGATTATTCAAGCTGTTGCCTAATGTCCATGCATCCACTGATCCTTATTCCTTAATATTGATGTGTGACTGTCTCTAAAAGCAACAAAGCTAGAAATGTTTTGAAGCTTTTTATATGTCATGACCTCTGATTATTGGTCGATTTTAGCTATTTGCAAAAGTAAATTCTCCTGGCAGAACAActtgcaaacttttcaactaatTTACCAGTGACTGGATATATGCTTTTTGATTAGGCAATAATTATTAGTTTCATTTTGTCTGTTCCCCAACAAACTTTCCATTCACTTATTTCTCATTTTAACCTACCGCACTTTATAGGTAATAAAACAAGAGGAAAATCATTATTAGTACATATAtctctttgtttttgttttgtccCTCGCACAAATAGAATTATAGGAAAAAGTATGACACAATGACGCTCAAAATCTTTTCCCATCATACACCATGCTTGAATTTCAATAGTGCCTAGTTGTTTGTTTGGGAATTAACAGGCAAGGGTGCAATATGTGCTAAGCAAGAACCAACTAGTGGGTGTTCAGTTCCATGTCGATGAAGTTCAAACATGGAACCACGATTCAACCTAAGGTGATTTAGTTTGATATGGAAGAGTGGCTGAATAAAAggatttttttctaatttataaaaaaaattaaatgtgcGTGAAAATTCCAGGTGGGGGAAGATAATTTAAGTGCCACCTGAGAGGCAGGTCCCGCATGGATTTGATTTCTAAACTTTGCTAAAGTCATTTGGCCTTTGGTGGTTCAAGAGGTTACTGGGTTTCACTTAAGGAGTTTATGGCGAGGTGTAACGGCGATGGCGACTCAAAGGGTGATCGGAGAAACGATGATGACTCGATGAAGGAGGCAACATCACTATTTAGGTGGTTGGAGGCTAGGTTTTTTGGTTTGGCTAGCAAGGGAGGATAGAGTGGGTCGGTTTGCATCTAGTAAGGAAGAAATATTGTAGACCATAATAGAGAGGGAGGTTGGGACAAGATTTGGTTTGTCGGAGTAGAAGGTTTTGCTCACGATGGCTAGTGTTGCGATGACGATTGAAATGAGGTGTGGTTTGTCAAAGATCCAATAATAGTGGTGATGACCCCTGTATTATTGACAATTATTGATTTTAGTCTTTTTTCTACTTAAACCCCCCTGTGAATTCGAAACAGATATCTCAATctctgaaaactaaaataacaaataaattaCATTCAAAATGGGAAAATACTAAACTTTTTAGGTATGACTATTAATCCTCTTTCAGGAACTTcagaccaaaagaaaaaaattcaggaATTCAACTGAAAAACAAGATACTAAAGTTAATGATTTTCAATAATACAGATACCTAAAAAATTTACTGCTACAAAACTAAACCAATAAGAAGTTAACAACCGAATATTATTGGAGTGACTAGAATATCAAAGCGCACCGCGCAATAGCTAAGTCGAAAAATTGCTAAGCAACTTGAAATGAACAAGCTTTCAGGCTCAAGAGTGCCAGTGAAAGATAACATATTCCGAAGCCCAACAGTGAAAACATTACCTTCGTTTGCTAACTTGTGGTCGATAAACCACAACCATATCCCTACCCTCCAATAATACAAGAAAAATATCATGTTCAACATATGCAAAACCTATCATAAAACATAAATGTTTACAAAATCCTGTTAGCCTATTACCACATCAATCCATATCTCCAACAATGAACATGGCACAAGGCTTCATTCGTGATGTTCAGTAATACGCCTTGCGAGGATTGTTCTgtaaaaacaaaacaattacAACATGAGAACAGGTTAAGTAACTCACCGTGTCACCACTGCAAAACGGTTCAGAATAGAGAGGTCATTTACCAGAGGATTGGGTCTGTGACGGTAGCCAAGCATCATGCGCTTTTTGTACTGCTCATATATGTCATCTTCAGAAGTCACCTCCCCAGGTTGGACAGCACCTACTCCCAAGTGATCTTTCTTAACATTTCCCGCCATGATAGGATCCGAAATACCCTTCCTGGAGCCGCCTAAACCCTCACCTGGATATAAGATTATAATAATGGTTAGCAGTGCAAGATATCACGgatatataaatttataaatatcACATAAATGTAATTATCATGTAATAGTCTTcaataatatataacaaattattTAAATCAGACAAGGCAAAAACTTGAAGCAAGTTCTGTAGTTACATTCCATATCAAAAGGCAAATTTTCTTAAACATGCTAACataaaatgcattaatgatTCATTAATCCTCTTGAAAGGCATAAAACTGAGAAAAGTATACAGCACCTTCTTTCCAACCCATTTTTGATAGAAGCTTGTGGCCCACATTATCCGCCTGGATTTTGGCCTTCTCTGCAGTCTCCTTCAAAACTTTCTGTGCTCCAGCATCATTACAGCTAGCCATGAACTTCTCAAGTTCTTCAAGGGGAATATAATCACCCATATGATGGCCTTTCTTCCCTGAATCCAAAAGGAAGCAATCATAAGATTACTCCATTGAAACAAAGACTAGAATTCAGACCGTTTTAACTAAAATGTATCCAGGACCAAGAAACACTCGGTCACGATTGCACTCAAAATTTGTACCTTGAAGAGAAGCAGGAGGGGGCATCTCATCTTTTGACTGCTTAGGTTGTTTTGACCTTTCTTCCCGTGCAGCTTTCTTCATGTAGAACTCCATTAGTGCTAAAGAATCAGCATTTGATGATCCACTGGGCTCAGCTGCAACAGATATATAAAAATGCATGCGTCAACAAAAAAGTTACACACAAAACCTATGAGAAGATTTTCTAGAACTGAAACAGTCCCTATATCTCCACATCTTTTAAATGCAATGCAACTAAGCAATTTTGAATCAACCAAACCTTGATCTAATTCAAAATGACAGTTAAATGCCAGATTAAACAGATGaatcaaagaagaaaaatacaaaaccaaatCAACCCTGCTGTATATATATCCCTTACCAGAGCTTACAACTGATAATGCTTGCACTGAAGATCCCGAAGTTCTTGGTACATCACCACTTTCATATAAAGCAGAAGCAGGGATTTGGTAAGTTGGCCGCTGCTCAGAAGACCTCTGAGGACCATTTGCTGGTCTGGAAGACGATATGCTTGTACccagtggcggaactagaaaaaatataatgagggggctaaattaaaataaaatattaaacatAAATTAAAGATTTTTATTTCGAATGGACTTATATAGACATatatacataaaaattaatgactaaactaaattatatacttattgaaaatttattataagtTATACTAATAATATTCTTTTAGTTATTagagaaatttatatattaatgttatGCTCTAagactattagcttttctttgtaccaaaaaaagacTATTAGCTTTCCTCTtgcaataaaataatattttaattcttGCACTAATTAATTGTACAAATTTACATACCTAGAAAAAACACAAACAAGCTTGTCAAAAtggaatataattaaaaaatggcTTGGGCAGGAATTGAAGACGCTACCTACCAGTAATACAGCATGAGTAACAACCATTGGGACAACACAcatcatataaaatattatgCGTAGGTACATATATATACCAATTAAAACGTGACCTATGGGGGGCTGCAGCCCTCCCCTGTCTCAACATGGCTCCGCCACTGCTTGTACCCCTTATAAATTGAATTGTTCACCATTACACACCAAGTTCAAATAAACCCACGTCAAGAGAAAACAGAAAGCATATTCCAGGGACCAGAGAGAGCCAGGGAGCCCAATTAAAAAAATGCTACCGAATATAGTACAACCATGGCAACTCTTCACATATCTACATATTGGCAGGTGAAAGAAGCATGAAATATGGCTACTGATTCAAGCATCAACCCATACCAATAAAATCATTGCAGTTATTACAAATAACTCTTAAAAAATGtgaaattataattttcttCATGATGAGACATCATTGACTAGGAAGCCCAATAATGTCACATATTAGCGGTTTAACCTCTCACAGATTGTAAAATAATTCTGAGAACATGGTTATATCTTATCCATAGAAGTCATAATAGGGATTGTGACTGTAGTcaaagaggggggggggggggtgttaATCGTAAATCACAAAAGCATAGGATTTAGCAAATATATATGCTTATAAATTCATATGTATGCATATAAAATAGCATaaataacaaagaaaaaaaaaatactttctGGTGTGATTATGGAGGCAACTAATCTGACTATTATGCCATGATTAAGCCAGAAAAAGATAACATATGAGATTTTAATCGCCCAGGGAACCATTAGTCACATAATTAAGCGATTAAGCAATTTTAGTCGCGATCTTGACTACTATGATCTTATCTATCAAATTATTTAAATCTTGTATGTTGCAATAACTGTCAGATTTCTTGCCCACAATGAGactgttgaatatctgttaagatttagtttattattagtgctatctcatagagatatagttaagatttgtttatctattttagattagtatctatttaaatagagataatatctatttaaatagatataggttgagatagatttagtttgttttaatctctttgttagtctatatatatattgtagtctagtcaagtattatgaatgaaatacaagtattattttatcaaattcaagttggtatcagagctagtTTTGATCCCTCCGCTGTGAGGGGGCTCCTCCCCCGTGAGccccctcatggtgactttccaaatctctttggatttatttttcttacttTGCTTCCGCTTGTTAGTTCTAGCCGTTTTCTTACGGCCTCGTTTCTTTCTGATTATGGCTCCCTTTCTCTTGGAACCCTAGTAATGTTCAACCACTATCAAATCAACGGTCGGTTCGCTGTGCCGCCTTCCCAGCCATCGTTCGTGATGCCGCTTCCACAGAAAGGTTCGCCATGCTCTCTTGATTCTGTTCCAGCGGTCGGTTTCTCCATATCTGCCCTTCTTGCGTGTCGTTTGTGGCCGTGACTCGTGTTAAAGTGTCTGAACCATGCTACTGTGGAATTCTGTTACTGTGGTTTTTGCATCTTTGGGTTTCGTTTGCAAGTTGTTGATGGAGCAGTGGTTTGGTGGACAGTAGTTATCACTTTTGGTTACTCTTGGTAGTCTAAACTAGGACTTAAAACTACAATTGGTGTAGTTGTGGCAAGACACATGGTGCCCTCACGCTTGTTCTCTTTCCTTTTTGCCCACATGTTCTCCAGATTctaagaatttcagttctcggTTTTTGGCGGTTCTTGCCCAGAACCGGTCTTCCTCTCCTCCCTGTTCCATTCCAGAAGTCCATTGGTCCAGATTGGCAGCAAGGAAGTATGCTCGTATTACTCAAAAACTTGTTTCAACGCTAAATTTAAGGATCTTAAGATTCAGAACATGGTTGGCTCTAGTTTCTTGTTTTGGTTTCTTGTTTCTTTGATGGCACAGTGTGGTTTTGGAGTTGGAAAAGATTTTTGCTCTCTATTAAAGTGCAGAATTGGTTTTGCATTGTGTGGTTTGTTGGTGTATAAATTTTGGACTATTATTGGGAATATCTCTCTCCGGCAGCAGCGACTtctcaagttaattatatttgttacaagctatgcatatgacatatatgctcTAGCTTGAGGGGAGGATCTGGATATTGTTAaatcttaattatatttgttacaagctatgcatatgacatatatgct
This portion of the Lotus japonicus ecotype B-129 chromosome 3, LjGifu_v1.2 genome encodes:
- the LOC130745295 gene encoding SURP and G-patch domain-containing protein 1-like protein, translated to MDKGPPHSLFVNDGSFMARFKQLQQEQGKGKNTKLEDSKPIKVVSRPLTPNPSIGKATDARKTSQAGSSGKLAFSLKQKSKLVPPPIKLTDEDEEETNAGDVSNDAPSKRQKLGQDDDAEQSSRPLDVAPPSPSDPTVKKVADKLASFVAKNGRQFEDVTRQKNPGDTPFKFLFDERCADYKYYEYRLGQEEKTLLQYREPQAIHYVPPLGTSISSSRPANGPQRSSEQRPTYQIPASALYESGDVPRTSGSSVQALSVVSSAEPSGSSNADSLALMEFYMKKAAREERSKQPKQSKDEMPPPASLQGKKGHHMGDYIPLEELEKFMASCNDAGAQKVLKETAEKAKIQADNVGHKLLSKMGWKEGEGLGGSRKGISDPIMAGNVKKDHLGVGAVQPGEVTSEDDIYEQYKKRMMLGYRHRPNPLNNPRKAYY